From the genome of Eisenibacter elegans DSM 3317:
ATACGCTTCAACTACCTGAAAGTAAGCTTCCTTCGACACTCAACAGGTCTACAGCCACAAGCGACAGCTATAGCACAACAAGTGCAAAATCAAATAGTTGTAGTGTGTAACGATTTTGACTACCCCAAAGCCTATGCCTATGTGATAATTATCACGGACAAACTGCTATTTTTTTGGTTTATTGCTATTCAACATAAATTATATCCTAGTCCGATAGCGTGTTGCCCTAGTGTCAACATCTTTTTGGAGTAGCTGCTCATCTTTCTTACTTAACAATTTACAATCATGCACTATCAAATCCTCATTATTGGCGGTGGCACAGCCGGTATCATGGTGGCCTCCCAATTGCTCAAAGCCAACAAAGCGCTCTCTTTGGCCATTGTAGAGCCTTCCGAAACGCACTATTACCAGCCTGCTTGGACATTGGTGGGCGCCGGAGCATATGATATGGGCAAAACCGCCCGGCCAATGAAGTCACTCATTCCCACAGGTGCTACTTGGATTCAGGACTATGCCGCAGCTTTTGAGCCTGAGCAAAACGCAGTCAAGTTGCGCTCCGGAGAGGCTATCACCTATGATTACCTCGTAGTAGCTCCCGGGCTTGTGATGGCTCCCGAGCTCATCGAAGGGCTGCCCGAGGCTCTTGACAAAGGAGTGGTTTGTAGCAATTATACCAATCCTGAACATACGTGGCAGGTGATTCGAAACTTCAAAGGGGGCAATGCTGTGTTTACCCAGCCTACTACGCCTATCAAATGTGGAGGTGCTCCACAAAAAATAGCGTATCTGGCCGCTGATTATTTCCGTAAAAATGGTCTATCTGCTAAGTCTAATGTGGTTTTTGCTACCCCGGGTTCGGTGATTTTTGGAGTAAAGATTATCGCCGATACGTTGATGCAGGTTGTCCATCGGTATAATATTCACTTTAAGCCCTTTTATGCACCGGTCAAAATAGATAGTAACAACCAGACCATCACTTTCCGTAGTGTGGCACCAGACGAAAACCACTGTATCGTCAACGAGGGTAATGTGCTCAAAGAACAACTGGTGGGTAGCTCTGAGATTGTGATGCCTTTCGATATGTTACATCTGGCACCGCCACAGGTAGCGCCGTCATTTGTCAAAGAATCTGCCTTGGTCAATGAGGCCGGGTGGTTGGACGTAGACCAGGGAACACTCCAACACAAGCGCTACCCCAATATCTTTGGGTTGGGAGATGTTGCTGGCTTGCCCACAGCCAAAACCGGAGCTGCTATTCGCAAACAAGCGCCCGTTGTTGTCCAAAACCTGCTGAGGCTGATGCGCTCACAAGGCCTGAGCAACAAGGTATACGATGGCTACTCTTCGTGCCCCTTGGTTACGGGCTATGGCAAGATGGTGCTGGCAGAGTTTGATTATCAAGGCAACTTCACCCCCGACCCCAAGCTCAAACAAATGCTTGTATTTAATTCACACAAAGAGCATTGGCGGCTTTGGATGCTCAAAAAACATATGTTGCCTTATCTTTATTGGAACAAAATGATGAAGGGACAAGATGTGTAGCGCCGATGGCTATGCAGCCCGCAATTGTTGAACCGGAATATTGGCCAGTTGCTTTTGTACCAATGCCTCATCTATGAGGATGGTTTCTGGATTGTCTTTGCGCGAAGGCAGCTCATACATCA
Proteins encoded in this window:
- a CDS encoding FAD-dependent oxidoreductase; this translates as MHYQILIIGGGTAGIMVASQLLKANKALSLAIVEPSETHYYQPAWTLVGAGAYDMGKTARPMKSLIPTGATWIQDYAAAFEPEQNAVKLRSGEAITYDYLVVAPGLVMAPELIEGLPEALDKGVVCSNYTNPEHTWQVIRNFKGGNAVFTQPTTPIKCGGAPQKIAYLAADYFRKNGLSAKSNVVFATPGSVIFGVKIIADTLMQVVHRYNIHFKPFYAPVKIDSNNQTITFRSVAPDENHCIVNEGNVLKEQLVGSSEIVMPFDMLHLAPPQVAPSFVKESALVNEAGWLDVDQGTLQHKRYPNIFGLGDVAGLPTAKTGAAIRKQAPVVVQNLLRLMRSQGLSNKVYDGYSSCPLVTGYGKMVLAEFDYQGNFTPDPKLKQMLVFNSHKEHWRLWMLKKHMLPYLYWNKMMKGQDV